A single window of Nicotiana tomentosiformis chromosome 1, ASM39032v3, whole genome shotgun sequence DNA harbors:
- the LOC138903326 gene encoding fatty acyl-CoA reductase 3-like, whose protein sequence is MDIFIAGYGKGKQSFCMADKESVMDVNPWINERGKPVKVKKFHLLDSMASLHKYIAIRYMPLLKLMLIQIAILTPLLLICTSFDDTNAEMLRMATRESNADDTFNFDPTTIQWEKYFKEIHIPGLMKYSF, encoded by the exons ATGGACATCTTTATCGCTGGCTATGGTAAAGGAAAACAGAGTTTTTGCATGGCTGATAAAGAATCAGTAATGGATGTG AATCCATGGATTAATGAAAGAGGAAAACCAGTCAAAGTGAAGAAATTTCATTTATTGGATAGCATGGCTAGCCTTCACAAATACATAGCTATCCGCTACATGCCATTGTTAAAG TTAATGCTAATCCAAATTGCTATTCTAACACCATTACTGCTGATTTGTACCAGTTTTGATGACACCAATGCTGAAATGCTGCGAATGGCAACAAGAGAAAGTAATGCAGATGACACATTTAATTTTGATCCAACAACTATTCAGTGGGAAAAATACTTCAAGGAAATTCATATTCCCGGATTAATGAAGTACAGTTTCTGA
- the LOC104112305 gene encoding fatty acyl-CoA reductase 3-like translates to IFFINGIVLCIDQFLEGKAIFIVGATGYLAKILIEKILRVQPNLKKLYLLIRAPDSNSAKEHFNNEVIKTDLFRVLREKLGADLHKLIEDKVFPVPGDIACDSLGINSELKDEMHREIDIIVNSAATTRFDERYDTAIRINALGALNILKFSKQCSKLKILLHVSTAYVCGEKEGLILEKPLHFEETLNGNSHLDIEVEQKLVEETLMDLKARNATVKEVTLAMRVLGIERAKIHGWPNTYSLTKAMGEMLLGHLKEDLQLIILRPTIISSTYKELFPGWNEGLRTMDTFIVGYGKGKQNVAMGDRESILDVIPADMVVNSVIAAMVAHRNRSSHTAIYHISSSRTNPLKSTDIMQFSAEYFKKNPWINERGMPVKVKKFHLLDSMASLHKYIATHYMPLLKILKWANLILC, encoded by the exons ATATTCTTCATCAATGGAATCGTGCTCTGCATTGACCAGTTTCTCGAGGGCAAGGCCATTTTCATCGTTGGTGCAACTGGCTACCTAGCAAAGA TTCTCATCGAGAAGATACTACGAGTCCAGCCAAATTTGAAGAAGCTCTACTTGCTAATAAGAGCTCCAGATTCAAATTCAGCTAAAGAACATTTTAATAACGAG GTCATAAAGACGGATCTGTTCAGAGTTCTAAGGGAGAAGTTGGGTGCCGACCTACATAAGCTTATAGAAGACAAGGTTTTCCCAGTTCCTGGGGATATAGCTTGCGATAGTTTGGGGATAAATTCTGAGCTGAAAGATGAGATGCACAGAGAAATAGACATAATTGTAAACTCAGCTGCTACAACTAGATTTGATGAAAG ATATGATACTGCAATAAGGATCAATGCATTGGGTGCCCTGAATATTCTCAAATTTTCCAAGCAGTGTTCAAAACTAAAGATACTTCTCCATGTAAGCACAG CCTATGTATGTGGAGAAAAGGAAGGATTGATACTAGAGAAACCATTGCACTTTGAAGAGACGCTTAATGGAAACTCTCACTTAGACATAGAAGTGGAGCAAAAGCTGGTAGAGGAGACACTAATGGACCTTAAAGCTAGGAATGCCACTGTAAAAGAAGTAACTTTAGCTATGAGAGTTCTAGGTATTGAGAG GGCAAAGATACATGGATGGCCAAACACATACTCGTTAACAAAAGCAATGGGAGAGATGCTTTTGGGACACCTGAAGGAGGATCTCCAACTCATAATCCTTCGGCCAACAATTATATCAAGCACATACAAGGAGCTGTTCCCAGGATGGAATGAAGGACTGAG AACCATGGACACCTTTATTGTTGGCTATGGTAAAGGGAAACAGAATGTTGCGATGGGTGATAGAGAATCAATACTGGATGTG ATTCCAGCAGATATGGTTGTGAACTCAGTCATCGCGGCTATGGTAGCCCATAGAAATCGATCTTCCCATACAGCTATTTACCATATTAGCTCCTCTAGGACGAATCCACTAAAAAGTACTGATATTATGCAATTTTCCGCTGAATACTTCAAGAAGAATCCATGGATTAACGAAAGAGGAATGCCAGTCAAAGTCAAGAAATTTCATTTACTGGATAGCATGGCTAGCCTTCACAAATACATAGCTACCCACTACATGCCATTATTAAAG ATATTAAAGTGGGCAAACTTGATACTTTGCTAA
- the LOC104112304 gene encoding uncharacterized protein has protein sequence MEALFAQFTILSDQALCDKNFDPYTIEDDLMKLFEVEAYKAWAAMELDQENQVEEAENYMKEAEDHLNTAMEDAMEEFRRFEEEMNQMAKAEYDSLVGVAERARKMGNAMEKVATVAAKKYIESALNSAGASMKSAIKAISSHSSNKVHPS, from the coding sequence ATGGAGGCTCTTTTTGCTCAATTCACCATTCTTTCAGATCAAGCTCTTTGTGACAAGAACTTCGACCCTTACACCATAGAAGATGATCTGATGAAACTCTTCGAAGTGGAAGCTTACAAGGCTTGGGCAGCTATGGAATTAGATCAAGAAAATCAAGTTGAAGAAGCTGAGAATTACATGAAAGAAGCAGAGGATCATCTCAACACTGCCATGGAAGACGCCATGGAAGAATTCCGCCGTTTCGAGGAGGAAATGAACCAAATGGCTAAAGCTGAGTATGATAGCTTAGTGGGAGTTGCTGAAAGAGCAAGAAAAATGGGAAACGCTATGGAAAAAGTGGCTACAGTTGCTGCTAAAAAGTATATTGAAAGTGCTCTTAACTCTGCTGGTGCCTCTATGAAATCTGCTATTAAAGCCATTTCTTCTCACAGCTCTAACAAGGTTCATCCTTCTTGA